In Mytilus edulis chromosome 13, xbMytEdul2.2, whole genome shotgun sequence, a single window of DNA contains:
- the LOC139502300 gene encoding uncharacterized protein, which produces MGTTCSQLIHTTTERSTQSILTSTYRSTLALLTTPGRSTHVELTTAAKLCMDDKFFNCQNPVMCKSEFRNNCPLSCGICVPEPTTTKKPCIDNILLNCEDRSICLSKLSHHCPATCGMCVVSAIQTTTKRSTKALLTTTHRSTLALLTTTHRSTQMIPTAAAKLCMDDQFFNCQNPVICKSEFRTNCPLSCKICVPDPAKNKTSCVDNIFLNCQDHSICSLRLSYYCPVACGHCGSTTSDPTTQNSDHGASRTTQGTERGVVQHTCNKLGLLLDLAMGQSLHQQNAKGCGGNSSDAVVIKHCQAPSFSQWRKGFEVISNCSRINYYTPVAEWGSQGFTDNIGVITFCHNGLIEMMSQKCGGQMVMINITAPASNAIFTVDFVV; this is translated from the exons ATGGGTACAACCTGCTCTCAAC ttATACATACTACAACAGAACGAAGTACACAGTCAATACTAACTTCAACATACAGAAGTACACTAGCTTTACTAACTACACCTGGAAGAAGTACACATGTAGAACTCACTACAGCTGCAAAACTTTGTATGGATGATAAATTTTTCAACTGTCAGAATCCAGTCATGTGTAAATCGGAATTCAGAAACAATTGTCCATTGAGTTGTGGAATCTGTG TCCCAGAGCCAACAACGACCAAGAAGCCTTGTATCGATAACATATTATTGAATTGCGAAGACCGCAGTATTTGTTTATCAAAGTTAAGCCACCATTGTCCTGCCACCTGTGGCATGTGTGTTGTCTCTG CTATACAGACCACCACAAAAAGAAGTACAAAGGCTTTACTAACTACAACACACAGAAGTACACTAGCTTTACTAACTACAACACATAGAAGTACACAAATGATACCCACTGCAGCAGCAAAACTTTGTATGGATGATCAATTTTTCAACTGTCAGAATCCAGTCATATGTAAATCGGAATTCAGAACCAATTGTCCATTGAGTTGTAAAATCTGTG TTCCAGATCCAGCTAAAAACAAGACATCTTGCGTTGATAACATATTCCTTAATTGTCAAGACCACAGTATATGCTCATTAAGGTTAAGCTATTATTGTCCTGTCGCCTGTGGCCATTGtg GGTCGACTACTTCTGATC cAACAACACAAAACAGTGACCACGGTGCTTCGC GAACTACACAGGGCACAGAAAGAGGAGTAGTTC AGCATACTTGTAATAAACTTGGATTACTGCTGGATCTTGCTATGGGTCAATCCTTACATCAACAAAACGCTAAAGGCTGTGGTGGCAATTCTTCAGATGCTGTAGTTATCAAGCACTGTCAAGCGCCTTCGTTCTCCCAATGGCGAAAAGGATTCGAG GTTATCAGTAACTGTAGTCGCATTAACTATTATACACCTGTAGCTGAATGGGGCAGCCAAGGATTTACTGATAACATTGGAGTAATAACGTTTTGTCACAATGGTTTAATTGAG ATGATGTCTCAAAAATGTGGTGGCCAAATGGTCATGATAAATATCACAGCCCCAGCATCTAATGCAATCTTTACAGttgattttgtagtttaa